CAGCACCAGCACGATGCCCACCGAGATCATGCCGATCGTGGCGGAGTCCAGGCTCAGCTCGACCAGGTTGCGCGACGACAGGAACCGCGGGTTCATCGCGTAGAAGACGATCCAGATGACGACCAGTCCGACGATCACGGGGATCATCCCGAGGTCGCCCGATCGCAGGCGCCGGCTCAGGTTGCCGAGCAGGGCCTTCGGCGACGTGTCCTGGACGAGGCGCTCGTCGGCGCGGTCCGCAAAACTCATGACTGCTCCTCGGGGAGGTCGACCTGCGGGATCGGGGACACGTCGGCTCCCTCGGCACGCGCGCGGCGGGCGGCCACGACGTTGTCCGAGGCGCCGGTGATCGCCGCGACCAGCTGGTCGGTGGTGACCTCGTCGATGGTGAACTCGGCCGCGTTGCGGCCCAGTCGCAGGACGTAGATCCGGTCGGCCACGGCCTGCACGTCGGCCATGTTGTGCGAGATCACCACGACGCCGAGCCCCGACTCGCGCAGCCGCTCGATGAGGTTGAGCACCTCGGCGGTCTGGGCGACGCCGAGGGCGGCGGTCGGCTCGTCGAGCATGACGATCTTCGGCTCGCCCACCAGGCTGCGGGCGATGGCCACGGTCTGGCGCTGACCGCCGGACAGGGCGGCGATGGGGATGCGCACCGACGGGATCTTGGCGGAGAGCTGGCGCAGCAGCTCCCAGCTGCGCGACTCCATCGTCTCCTCGTCGAGGACGCCGGCGGAGGTCGCCTCCTGGCCGAGGAACAGGTTGGCCACGACGTCGAGGTTGTCGGCCAGGGCCAGGTCCTGGAAGACCGTGGCGATGCCGAGGGCCTGGGCCGACTTCGGACCGTGGATCTGGACCTCGCGGCCCTCCACCTCGATCGCGCCGGAGTCGGCGGAGTAGACGCCGGAGATGATCTTGACGAGCGTGGACTTGCCGGCGCCGTTGTCTCCGACGAGCGCCACCACCTCGCCGGGTCGCACGTCGAAGTCGACATCGGTGAGCGCCTGGACGGCACCGAACCGCTTGCCGACGCCGCGCAGGGAAAGCACGGGTGTGGTCATGGGAATTCCTGGGGTCGGACGAGTGAGGAAGAGGAAGCACGGTGGGGCCGGCCGGGCCGGCCCCACCGTGGCTCACTCAGGACAGACCGGCCTTCGTGCACGCGTCGGCGTACTCGGCGGTGCAGATCTGGTCGACGGTGTAGAACTCGTCCTTGACGACCGTGTCGCCCACGTTGTCCTGCTTGACCGAGATCGGGTCGAGGATGAACGAGGGCACGCCCTGGAAGTCCTCGGTGCCGCTGATGTCCTCGCCGTTGACGAGGTCGACGGCCAGCTCGGCGGCCTGCTCGGCCTCGGCCTTGATCGGCTTGTAGACGGTCATGAACTGCTGACCGGCGATGATGCGCTGGATCGCGGCGAGCTCGGCGTCCTGCCCGGTGATCGGCGGGACGTCGCCGGCGCCGGCGGATTTGAACGCGGCGAACACGCCACCGGCCTGGCCGTCGTTGGCGGCGTACACCCCGGCCAGGTCGCCCGGGTCGACCTTGTTGAACTGCGAGCTGGTGAACTTCTGGGCGTTGTCCGGGCTCCAGTCGGGGTTGTCGTACTCGGCCACGATGTTCAGGCCGCTGGCGTCGAGCACCGAGTGCGCGCCCTTCTTGAACTGCGCGGCGTTCGGGTCGGTGGGCGAGCCGTTCAGCATGAGGATGTCGCCCTTGTCGCCGGTGGCCTCCACGAGGGCCTCGCCCTGCATCTGGCCGACTCGCTCGTTGTCGAAGGAGATGTAGTAGTCGGCGCCCTCGATGAAGCGGTCGTACGCGACGACCGGCACGTCGGAGCCCTGGGCGGACTTGACGATCGTGGTCGCGGCCTTGCCGTCGACCGGGTCGAGCACCAGCACGGACGCGCCGTTGGTGATCGCGGACTGGGCCTGCTGCTGCTGCTTGGACGCGTCCTGGTCGGCGTTGAGGTAGTCGACCTTGCAGTCGTCGCACAGCTCCTTGACCTTGGCCTCGAAGAGCGGCTTGTCGAAGCTCTCGTAACGGGTGGTCTTGGTCTCGGGAAGCAGGAGAGCGATGGTCTTGCCCTCGTCCGAGCCGCTGTCGCCGTCGTCGTTGGAGCCGCAAGCAGCGAGGCTGCCGAGGCCGATCGTCAGGGTCGCCGTCACCATGGCGACACGGGAGATGGTGTTCACAGTTCCTCCAAGAAATGTCGACCCCACGTCGGCGTGGGGCATGACCAGTGAACTACGTCACAACTTTGACGTCAAGAGATGAACGCAAATCCGGTCGCTACACCGTAAGGCATGACGTTGCCTTCAGGTCTTGACGACAACTGCGACGTCAGTCACAGTGGA
This genomic interval from Aeromicrobium choanae contains the following:
- a CDS encoding ATP-binding cassette domain-containing protein is translated as MTTPVLSLRGVGKRFGAVQALTDVDFDVRPGEVVALVGDNGAGKSTLVKIISGVYSADSGAIEVEGREVQIHGPKSAQALGIATVFQDLALADNLDVVANLFLGQEATSAGVLDEETMESRSWELLRQLSAKIPSVRIPIAALSGGQRQTVAIARSLVGEPKIVMLDEPTAALGVAQTAEVLNLIERLRESGLGVVVISHNMADVQAVADRIYVLRLGRNAAEFTIDEVTTDQLVAAITGASDNVVAARRARAEGADVSPIPQVDLPEEQS
- a CDS encoding substrate-binding domain-containing protein yields the protein MVTATLTIGLGSLAACGSNDDGDSGSDEGKTIALLLPETKTTRYESFDKPLFEAKVKELCDDCKVDYLNADQDASKQQQQAQSAITNGASVLVLDPVDGKAATTIVKSAQGSDVPVVAYDRFIEGADYYISFDNERVGQMQGEALVEATGDKGDILMLNGSPTDPNAAQFKKGAHSVLDASGLNIVAEYDNPDWSPDNAQKFTSSQFNKVDPGDLAGVYAANDGQAGGVFAAFKSAGAGDVPPITGQDAELAAIQRIIAGQQFMTVYKPIKAEAEQAAELAVDLVNGEDISGTEDFQGVPSFILDPISVKQDNVGDTVVKDEFYTVDQICTAEYADACTKAGLS